A stretch of the Vagococcus xieshaowenii genome encodes the following:
- the fabG gene encoding 3-oxoacyl-[acyl-carrier-protein] reductase, producing the protein MINKTVVVTGSTRGIGYGIALAFAQKGANIVLNGRKPLDETLLQSFNELGVKTHYVQGDVQNMEDAAKLITEAKEVFGSVDVLVNNAGITNDKLIMRMSEEDFDSVINVNLKGTFNTIQQVSSVMLKQKSGTIINLSSVVGLTGNAGQANYAASKAGVVGLTKSVARELSARGITCNAIAPGFIESDMTDVLSDKVKEVAKTQIPLKRFGKVEEVAQAAIFLSENRYITGQVLNVDGGMVMNG; encoded by the coding sequence ATGATAAATAAAACAGTTGTGGTAACGGGGAGTACCCGTGGTATTGGTTATGGGATCGCGTTAGCGTTTGCCCAAAAAGGCGCTAATATTGTGCTTAATGGACGTAAGCCATTAGATGAGACATTACTACAGTCATTTAATGAATTAGGTGTAAAGACACACTATGTTCAAGGTGATGTTCAAAATATGGAAGATGCAGCGAAACTCATTACTGAAGCAAAAGAAGTGTTTGGTTCAGTGGATGTATTAGTAAATAATGCCGGCATTACGAATGATAAATTAATCATGCGCATGTCTGAAGAAGACTTTGATTCAGTTATCAATGTGAACTTGAAAGGAACGTTCAATACTATTCAACAAGTCTCAAGTGTGATGTTGAAACAAAAATCAGGCACGATTATTAATTTATCGAGTGTCGTAGGTTTAACAGGTAATGCAGGACAAGCTAATTACGCGGCAAGTAAAGCAGGGGTTGTTGGTTTAACTAAATCAGTCGCTCGTGAATTATCAGCGCGTGGTATTACTTGTAATGCGATTGCACCAGGTTTCATTGAATCTGATATGACAGATGTATTGAGTGATAAAGTAAAAGAAGTAGCCAAAACACAAATTCCTTTAAAGCGTTTTGGTAAAGTAGAAGAAGTGGCACAAGCCGCTATCTTCTTATCAGAAAATCGCTATATTACCGGTCAAGTATTAAATGTTGACGGTGGTATGGTAATGAATGGATAG
- a CDS encoding PLP-dependent aminotransferase family protein has translation MEWQVLRTSSVPLYQQLVTAIKQKIMTGELIPGDRLPSERHLSEQLQVNRSTIIRAYDELAAEGIVTKKRGSGTLVSHEFDVKSRYVMNWRRFLKADEEETSPSYLYKKALQHQLTCYEETIIDGYTGELPQTMIPPFNLKEMKWHDFLQAGVETEAFGIASLRHMLVEFIDQQLDYQMNVNELLLTAGGQQSLFFIINALLKTGDIVAIESPSYFYSLPMFENLGIKTIGIPMEEDGINLSYLEKMIKNNAIKMLFVTPSFQNPTTISMSLERKKALIALCEKYQVIIVEDDVYGLLSYKTNKESLLKKLSSENVIYVGSLTKVLGKTIQLGWVNAPQRVLDALVKIREDWEQPLSVFPQMLVSQLMMSADFPVLVDQLRQNLYQKVTFLHRLIQSELGTMFRCEMPKGGYYLWLTYEGERLNVNDWEFLLKEKILVFPSFLLTDNAQSIRINAANLRTNEMVYLVHVLKNRLTKK, from the coding sequence ATGGAGTGGCAAGTATTAAGAACAAGTTCGGTTCCCTTATATCAACAATTAGTCACAGCTATCAAACAAAAAATAATGACAGGTGAACTTATTCCAGGAGATCGTTTACCATCAGAACGTCACTTGTCGGAGCAATTGCAAGTCAATCGCTCCACGATAATTCGGGCGTATGATGAATTAGCAGCTGAAGGCATAGTGACTAAGAAGCGGGGAAGTGGTACCTTAGTTAGTCATGAATTTGATGTGAAGAGTCGTTATGTGATGAATTGGCGAAGGTTTTTAAAAGCTGATGAAGAAGAAACAAGCCCAAGTTATTTATATAAAAAAGCGTTACAACACCAATTGACATGTTATGAAGAAACGATCATCGACGGTTATACTGGTGAATTACCTCAAACCATGATTCCACCGTTTAATTTGAAAGAAATGAAATGGCATGATTTTTTACAAGCAGGTGTAGAGACAGAAGCATTTGGTATTGCGTCGTTACGTCATATGCTAGTAGAATTTATTGACCAACAGTTAGATTATCAAATGAACGTCAATGAGCTATTATTAACCGCTGGGGGACAACAAAGTTTATTTTTTATTATCAATGCGTTATTAAAAACAGGTGATATCGTAGCAATTGAAAGTCCATCTTATTTTTATTCATTACCGATGTTTGAGAACTTAGGGATCAAAACGATTGGGATACCAATGGAAGAAGATGGCATTAATTTATCTTATCTTGAGAAAATGATAAAAAATAATGCGATAAAGATGTTGTTTGTTACGCCATCTTTTCAAAATCCAACGACTATTAGTATGAGCTTAGAGCGAAAAAAAGCGCTCATTGCGTTATGCGAAAAATATCAAGTGATTATAGTAGAAGATGATGTCTATGGGTTATTAAGTTACAAAACTAATAAGGAATCCCTACTAAAAAAATTATCAAGCGAAAATGTGATTTATGTTGGCTCACTTACTAAAGTATTGGGGAAAACGATTCAATTAGGGTGGGTGAACGCCCCACAGCGGGTGTTAGATGCATTAGTGAAAATTAGAGAAGATTGGGAGCAACCTTTGTCGGTGTTTCCGCAAATGCTTGTTAGCCAATTAATGATGTCAGCAGATTTCCCCGTATTGGTCGATCAATTAAGGCAAAATTTGTACCAAAAAGTTACGTTTTTGCATCGGTTAATTCAGTCTGAATTAGGGACAATGTTCCGCTGTGAAATGCCAAAAGGTGGGTATTATTTATGGCTAACATATGAGGGAGAAAGACTAAATGTCAACGATTGGGAATTTCTACTTAAAGAAAAAATATTAGTTTTTCCTAGTTTTTTATTAACCGATAATGCTCAAAGTATACGTATAAATGCGGCCAATTTGAGAACTAACGAAATGGTATATTTGGTTCATGTATTGAAAAACAGATTAACAAAAAAATGA
- a CDS encoding acyl carrier protein, which produces MATFNKIQEIIVDQLGKEEEEVQLTTNFREELEADSLDLFQIINDIEDEFDVKIETDEGLNTVEDLVKFVDSELAK; this is translated from the coding sequence ATGGCAACTTTTAACAAAATTCAAGAAATTATCGTGGATCAATTAGGTAAAGAAGAAGAGGAAGTACAATTAACAACAAACTTCCGTGAAGAATTAGAAGCAGATAGCTTAGACTTATTCCAAATTATTAACGATATTGAAGATGAATTTGACGTGAAAATTGAAACAGACGAAGGTCTTAATACAGTTGAAGACTTAGTGAAATTCGTAGATAGCGAATTAGCTAAATAG
- a CDS encoding beta-ketoacyl-ACP synthase III produces MNYSRITQCAHYVPEKIIHNDELATMIETSDEWIYQRTGIRQRHVVTDENTSDLCANVAQQLLTKRGIEANQIDFILVATVTPDYQMPSTACLVQGLIGANNAFAMDITAACSGFVYALSMADKLIQSGNYQRGIVIGAETMSKVIDWTDRSTAVLFGDGAGGVLLENTETKHILAENLQSDGSRANSLTAGFTNNQSPFFKGDLLGNQYLEMDGRQIFDFALKDVSKNICHTMAQLDNQTIDYVLAHQANKRLLDAMAKKTKLPREKFLDNMEFFANTSAASIPILLSEAVEKEILTLNSKQQILLTGFGGGLTWGSLVVKL; encoded by the coding sequence ATGAATTATTCACGTATCACACAATGCGCTCACTATGTACCAGAAAAAATCATTCATAATGATGAATTAGCTACAATGATTGAGACGAGTGATGAATGGATTTATCAGCGAACAGGCATCAGACAGCGTCATGTGGTAACAGATGAGAATACGTCAGATTTGTGTGCAAATGTTGCGCAACAGTTATTAACCAAACGTGGTATTGAGGCAAATCAAATTGACTTTATTCTAGTTGCTACAGTGACACCCGATTATCAAATGCCATCAACAGCTTGTTTAGTACAAGGATTAATTGGTGCAAACAATGCTTTTGCGATGGATATCACCGCAGCGTGTTCGGGATTTGTCTATGCATTAAGTATGGCAGATAAGTTAATTCAAAGCGGGAACTATCAACGAGGTATAGTTATTGGTGCAGAAACCATGTCAAAAGTTATTGATTGGACAGACCGTTCAACTGCCGTATTATTCGGTGATGGAGCTGGCGGTGTTTTGTTAGAAAACACTGAAACCAAACATATTTTGGCAGAGAATCTTCAATCTGATGGCTCAAGAGCTAACAGTTTAACGGCTGGCTTTACTAATAATCAAAGTCCATTCTTTAAAGGGGACCTATTAGGAAATCAGTATTTAGAAATGGATGGTCGTCAAATATTCGACTTTGCATTGAAAGATGTCTCAAAAAATATTTGTCACACAATGGCACAACTTGATAATCAAACAATTGATTATGTATTAGCCCATCAAGCAAACAAACGTTTACTAGATGCAATGGCTAAAAAAACCAAACTTCCTAGAGAAAAATTTCTAGATAATATGGAATTTTTCGCAAATACTTCAGCAGCCTCGATACCTATTTTGTTATCAGAAGCTGTAGAAAAAGAAATACTCACCTTAAACAGTAAACAACAAATTCTATTAACAGGATTTGGTGGCGGTTTGACCTGGGGTAGCCTAGTTGTCAAACTGTAA
- the fabK gene encoding enoyl-[acyl-carrier-protein] reductase FabK, with product MKNSKLCQMLGIDYPIIQGAMAWVAEANLASAVSNAGGLGIIASGHAPKEFVKEQIEKAKQLTDKPFGVNIMLMSPFVDDIVDLVCEERVKVVTTGAGSPGKYMEKFKAAGITVIPVVASVALAKRMESDGAHAVIAEGMEGGGHIGKTTTMALVPQVVDAVNIPVIAAGGIGDGRGVAAALMLGVDAVQLGTRFLVAQESTIHENYKKAVLKANDTSTDITGLATGHPVRGLRNKLTREYNKTERIEAGKENPDWELLEDLGKGALKRAVVDGDTKNSSMMSGQIAGMVNKENQTCQEIVEELVHDCQQVMTQKMAAWVE from the coding sequence ATGAAAAATTCAAAATTATGTCAGATGTTGGGAATTGACTATCCTATTATTCAAGGAGCAATGGCTTGGGTTGCAGAAGCTAATCTCGCAAGCGCGGTATCTAATGCTGGAGGTTTAGGTATTATTGCTTCAGGACATGCACCAAAAGAATTTGTAAAAGAACAAATTGAGAAAGCTAAACAATTAACGGATAAACCGTTTGGTGTCAACATCATGTTAATGTCACCCTTTGTTGACGATATTGTTGATTTAGTCTGTGAAGAACGTGTCAAAGTGGTAACAACTGGTGCAGGTTCTCCAGGGAAATATATGGAAAAATTTAAAGCCGCGGGGATTACCGTTATTCCTGTTGTTGCTTCTGTCGCTTTAGCTAAGCGTATGGAATCCGATGGTGCTCATGCAGTGATAGCTGAAGGAATGGAAGGCGGCGGTCACATTGGGAAGACAACGACAATGGCACTTGTACCTCAAGTTGTTGATGCGGTTAACATTCCAGTAATTGCTGCAGGTGGTATTGGTGATGGCCGAGGTGTCGCCGCTGCCTTAATGTTAGGTGTTGACGCGGTACAATTAGGCACGCGTTTCTTAGTTGCACAAGAATCAACGATTCATGAAAATTATAAAAAAGCAGTTTTAAAAGCAAATGACACAAGTACAGATATCACAGGTTTAGCAACAGGTCATCCCGTACGAGGATTACGTAATAAATTAACACGTGAATATAACAAAACAGAACGTATTGAAGCTGGAAAAGAAAATCCAGATTGGGAATTATTAGAAGATCTAGGAAAAGGTGCTTTGAAACGTGCGGTTGTAGATGGAGATACAAAAAACAGCTCTATGATGTCAGGACAAATTGCCGGAATGGTCAATAAAGAAAATCAAACGTGCCAAGAAATTGTGGAAGAATTAGTTCACGACTGCCAACAAGTGATGACGCAAAAAATGGCTGCGTGGGTTGAATAG
- the thiD gene encoding bifunctional hydroxymethylpyrimidine kinase/phosphomethylpyrimidine kinase — MVKKILTIAGSDAGGGAGIQADLKTFEEFNLFGISTITGILSVDPTTNQHELFQIPLDVISNQLTTALSGRDIRVIKTGLLGLPELIDLIVKNIERLPHLQLVVDPVAAVKSTQNLLQRSLLTRMIKQLFPLATIVTPNLLEAELLANQRIETIEEMKEAAKIIHELGPKAVVIKGGTRLSGEEALDLLFDGKQFILFHSPKLSVETNHGAGCSFSAAIAANLANNNDLITSVKVAKEFVHAAINEGVYLNKKTGYVWHGAYRHSLKGGVTYDIISS, encoded by the coding sequence ATGGTCAAAAAAATCTTAACAATTGCCGGCTCTGATGCCGGTGGTGGTGCTGGTATACAAGCAGATTTAAAAACATTTGAAGAATTTAACCTCTTTGGTATCAGTACGATCACCGGTATTTTATCGGTGGATCCAACAACCAATCAGCATGAGCTTTTTCAAATTCCATTAGACGTTATCAGTAACCAACTAACTACCGCACTATCAGGTAGAGACATCCGTGTTATCAAAACAGGACTTTTAGGACTACCTGAATTAATTGATTTAATCGTGAAAAATATCGAACGTTTACCACATCTACAATTAGTCGTTGATCCAGTTGCTGCTGTTAAAAGCACCCAAAACTTGTTACAACGTTCATTATTAACACGTATGATAAAACAATTATTCCCATTAGCGACGATTGTAACGCCCAATTTATTGGAAGCTGAGCTCCTAGCTAATCAACGTATTGAAACAATTGAAGAAATGAAAGAAGCGGCTAAAATCATTCATGAGTTAGGACCCAAAGCGGTCGTTATAAAAGGTGGTACCCGTTTATCAGGTGAAGAAGCCCTCGACTTACTGTTTGATGGTAAACAGTTTATACTTTTTCACTCACCTAAACTATCCGTGGAAACTAATCACGGCGCTGGCTGTTCCTTTTCGGCTGCTATTGCGGCCAATTTAGCAAATAATAATGATTTAATCACTTCTGTTAAAGTAGCAAAAGAATTCGTTCATGCTGCGATTAACGAGGGGGTTTATTTAAATAAAAAAACAGGATATGTTTGGCATGGCGCATACCGACATTCACTAAAAGGAGGCGTAACATATGACATCATCTCATCATAA
- a CDS encoding MarR family winged helix-turn-helix transcriptional regulator: protein MGTDLDLINSALVAVFNDILTIEESELRKSQFDDISIKEMHTIEAIGLHNERTSSEVAKRLSVTVGTLTVAINNLEKKGYVERVRCESDRRVVRLKLTNRGRLFYRVHAHFHKKMVQAALTDMNEDEKNALIKGLGNLHDFLKKSY, encoded by the coding sequence ATGGGAACAGATCTTGATTTAATCAATTCCGCTTTAGTGGCTGTCTTTAATGACATCTTAACCATTGAGGAATCTGAATTACGTAAAAGTCAATTTGACGATATATCAATCAAAGAGATGCACACAATTGAAGCGATTGGACTTCATAATGAACGTACATCTTCAGAGGTTGCCAAACGATTATCCGTCACAGTCGGGACGCTAACTGTTGCGATTAATAATTTGGAAAAAAAGGGTTATGTTGAACGCGTTCGGTGTGAATCAGATCGTCGCGTTGTAAGACTTAAACTAACGAATCGTGGACGTTTATTTTATCGTGTGCATGCTCATTTCCATAAAAAAATGGTACAAGCTGCGTTAACCGATATGAATGAAGATGAAAAAAATGCCTTAATCAAAGGACTAGGCAACTTACATGATTTCTTGAAAAAAAGTTATTAG
- a CDS encoding ECF transporter S component: MTSSHHNKWSIRLIILIGVFASLVTIATSIRIPLPALVGSPFVHFGSSVFLLATLLLGFIPGALVGSIGFAIFDILNGFAAEAPYFVLESFIVAGIVTAVFKLFHPSTLNYLYATIAGALAKIAMTFMKNIVMSLLLGASFNVSVTSSIGSLYITIINALTSIIFVSIMYPILKKIIKKR; this comes from the coding sequence ATGACATCATCTCATCATAATAAATGGTCGATTCGACTTATTATTTTAATTGGCGTTTTTGCAAGCCTTGTAACGATTGCTACGAGCATTAGAATCCCTTTACCTGCTTTAGTCGGCAGCCCGTTTGTTCACTTTGGTAGTAGCGTCTTTTTATTAGCTACTTTATTACTTGGCTTTATCCCCGGTGCACTCGTCGGCTCAATTGGTTTTGCTATCTTTGATATTCTAAACGGATTTGCTGCAGAAGCACCCTACTTTGTGCTGGAAAGTTTTATTGTTGCTGGAATTGTGACCGCTGTTTTTAAATTATTTCATCCATCAACACTAAATTATCTTTATGCAACCATTGCGGGGGCCCTTGCAAAAATAGCGATGACTTTTATGAAAAATATCGTGATGAGCCTATTATTAGGTGCTTCTTTTAATGTGAGTGTAACAAGTAGCATTGGGTCACTATATATTACGATCATCAATGCTTTAACCAGCATCATATTCGTAAGCATCATGTATCCAATATTAAAAAAGATCATAAAAAAACGCTAG
- the fabF gene encoding beta-ketoacyl-ACP synthase II, with product MNTRRVVITGQGAVTPLGNTAETFWEGLKAGKNGIAPIQRFDASQTGVTVAAEVKDFDPTLYMEKKQTKRMDAFSIYGIAAAKQALADSGLVLGDNVDPHRTGVIVSSGIGGMTTIQEQVIKMKERGPKRVAPFFVPMSIGNMAAGNISIELGAKGVCSCVVTACASATNAIGDAFRSIKHGYQDVIFAGGAEATICEIGISGFAALTALTTAEDPNRASIPFDKERGGFVMGEGAGVVVLEELEHAKARGANILAEVVGYGANSDAYHMTSPTPDGSGAGRCMMLAMEEAGIKPDQVDYINAHGTGTPTNDGAETTAIKYALGDAAYKVAISSSKSMTGHLLGAAGAIEAMACIGALQEDFVPPTINYQVDDETCDLDYVPNIGRERNVQYALTNSLGFGGHNAVLCLKKWAGE from the coding sequence ATGAATACAAGACGAGTAGTCATTACAGGACAAGGGGCAGTGACTCCTTTAGGAAATACAGCAGAAACGTTTTGGGAAGGCTTAAAAGCTGGGAAAAACGGGATTGCACCTATTCAGCGTTTTGACGCTAGCCAAACAGGTGTCACAGTAGCAGCCGAAGTAAAAGACTTCGATCCAACGCTGTATATGGAGAAAAAACAAACAAAGCGTATGGATGCTTTCTCAATTTATGGGATTGCTGCAGCTAAGCAAGCTTTAGCTGATAGTGGTTTAGTTCTTGGTGATAATGTTGACCCACATCGTACTGGCGTTATTGTTAGCTCTGGGATTGGTGGTATGACAACTATCCAAGAACAAGTAATCAAAATGAAAGAACGTGGACCTAAGCGTGTAGCGCCTTTCTTTGTCCCAATGTCTATCGGCAATATGGCAGCTGGAAATATTTCGATTGAACTAGGTGCTAAAGGCGTTTGTTCATGTGTCGTTACCGCGTGTGCATCGGCAACTAATGCTATAGGGGATGCGTTCCGTTCTATTAAGCATGGGTATCAAGATGTTATTTTTGCGGGTGGTGCAGAAGCGACTATTTGTGAAATTGGTATTTCAGGATTTGCAGCACTAACGGCATTAACAACAGCTGAAGATCCAAATCGTGCGTCAATTCCTTTTGATAAAGAACGTGGTGGCTTTGTCATGGGAGAAGGAGCAGGAGTAGTGGTTCTGGAAGAGTTAGAACATGCTAAAGCGCGTGGTGCTAATATCTTAGCTGAAGTGGTAGGGTATGGTGCTAATAGTGATGCTTATCATATGACGAGTCCAACGCCAGATGGTTCTGGGGCAGGACGTTGCATGATGTTGGCTATGGAAGAAGCTGGTATTAAACCTGATCAAGTAGACTACATTAATGCTCATGGTACTGGAACGCCAACTAACGACGGGGCAGAGACAACAGCGATTAAATATGCGTTAGGTGATGCAGCGTATAAAGTTGCTATTTCAAGCAGCAAGTCGATGACTGGGCATTTATTAGGAGCAGCAGGAGCGATTGAAGCAATGGCCTGTATTGGCGCATTACAAGAAGATTTTGTCCCACCTACTATTAACTATCAAGTAGATGATGAAACATGTGACCTAGATTATGTGCCAAATATTGGGCGTGAACGTAATGTTCAATACGCATTAACGAACTCTTTAGGATTTGGTGGCCATAATGCTGTTTTATGTTTGAAAAAATGGGCAGGTGAGTAA
- the fabD gene encoding ACP S-malonyltransferase: MKIGFIYSGQGAQYHGMGKELYETSKTFSKTIDEASEALGWDMKELLFNEASSLNETEFTQPAVLALSTAIDRLLREEGIIPEMVAGLSLGEYSALVASGALKFDEALRLVQKRGRWMTEAVPSGEGAMAAVMNVDRQIIEQTCEEVSRSHGVVIAANYNMPGQIVISGETAAVEEAQQRLSEQPKSKVVRLNVSGPFHTPLLAPAADKLETALSHLAIHEMSIPVVSNVDGHVISSAEEIAPTLVKQIKSPVYWEECVQTMIEKGIDTFVEVGPGKALRSFVKKIDRKVAVFNVENSQTFEKLISKIKEYEETQNDK, from the coding sequence ATGAAAATTGGTTTTATTTATAGCGGTCAAGGAGCTCAATATCATGGTATGGGAAAAGAGTTATATGAAACATCTAAAACTTTTTCCAAAACAATCGATGAAGCGAGTGAGGCGTTAGGTTGGGATATGAAGGAATTACTGTTTAATGAAGCATCGTCTTTGAATGAAACAGAATTTACTCAGCCAGCGGTTCTAGCGTTAAGTACCGCAATTGATCGTTTATTGCGTGAAGAAGGAATTATTCCTGAGATGGTAGCTGGATTAAGTTTAGGTGAGTATTCAGCTTTGGTAGCAAGTGGTGCACTTAAATTTGATGAAGCGCTACGTCTTGTTCAAAAGCGTGGTCGCTGGATGACAGAGGCCGTTCCTAGCGGAGAAGGTGCGATGGCTGCTGTGATGAATGTTGACAGACAAATCATTGAACAAACATGTGAAGAAGTCAGTCGCTCACATGGAGTGGTGATAGCGGCTAATTATAATATGCCAGGACAAATTGTTATTTCTGGAGAAACAGCTGCTGTAGAAGAAGCGCAACAACGTTTATCAGAACAACCTAAAAGTAAAGTTGTCAGATTAAATGTCAGTGGCCCGTTCCATACACCGTTACTAGCACCTGCTGCAGATAAGTTAGAAACAGCATTATCTCATCTAGCTATTCACGAGATGAGCATTCCTGTTGTTTCGAATGTTGATGGTCACGTGATTTCATCAGCAGAGGAAATCGCTCCAACATTGGTTAAGCAAATTAAATCTCCTGTTTATTGGGAAGAATGTGTTCAAACAATGATTGAAAAGGGCATCGATACCTTTGTGGAAGTTGGGCCAGGTAAAGCATTGCGAAGTTTTGTGAAAAAAATTGATCGCAAGGTAGCCGTTTTTAATGTTGAGAATTCTCAAACGTTCGAAAAACTGATAAGTAAAATTAAAGAATATGAGGAAACACAAAATGATAAATAA
- a CDS encoding DUF2187 domain-containing protein, giving the protein MMDITNIAIGKRYKCSSPLFNQEFTGIVEKVYDLSALVEVESCEEKDIEKSEDLNKRLVVPISSICE; this is encoded by the coding sequence ATGATGGATATTACAAACATCGCGATTGGTAAACGCTACAAATGTAGCAGTCCTTTATTTAATCAAGAATTCACTGGGATTGTTGAAAAAGTTTATGATCTTTCTGCATTAGTTGAAGTTGAAAGCTGTGAAGAAAAAGACATTGAAAAATCCGAAGACTTAAATAAGAGATTAGTAGTACCTATATCGAGTATATGCGAATAA
- the thiD gene encoding bifunctional hydroxymethylpyrimidine kinase/phosphomethylpyrimidine kinase, which translates to MIPNVLTIAGSDSSGGAGLQADLKTFQEYGVYGFNAITSIVTMDPSDNWSHHVTPLATTLVEQQLTTIFAGKNITALKTGMLGDIETIDLTAHYIKQFDVPYVVIDPVMACKGTTELLQPENVLRLKDQLLPLATVVTPNLLEAKFLAEVEDITTLDEMKEAAKKIIALGAKNVVIKGGKQFDSQEAIDLFYDGETFVTLTSPKIETHHNHGAGCTFAAATTAGLAKGLSPLEAVSLAKDFVTSAIQHGVTINSYVGHIWHGAYFHADERLQVEDK; encoded by the coding sequence ATGATACCAAACGTTTTAACCATTGCTGGTTCTGATTCAAGCGGAGGAGCTGGCTTACAAGCAGATTTAAAAACATTTCAAGAATACGGTGTCTATGGCTTTAATGCTATTACAAGCATTGTTACGATGGATCCATCCGATAACTGGTCACATCACGTCACACCACTAGCGACCACATTAGTTGAACAACAATTGACAACCATTTTTGCAGGAAAAAACATAACAGCATTAAAAACTGGTATGTTAGGTGATATAGAAACAATTGATTTAACCGCCCACTACATTAAGCAGTTCGATGTGCCTTATGTCGTAATAGACCCTGTAATGGCTTGCAAAGGTACCACAGAATTATTACAACCTGAGAATGTCTTACGTTTAAAAGATCAGCTATTACCGCTTGCAACCGTCGTAACACCTAATTTATTAGAGGCAAAATTTTTAGCTGAAGTTGAGGATATCACCACATTAGACGAAATGAAAGAAGCCGCTAAAAAGATCATTGCGCTTGGAGCAAAAAACGTGGTCATCAAAGGTGGTAAACAGTTCGATTCACAAGAAGCGATAGACTTATTTTATGATGGAGAAACTTTTGTAACTTTAACAAGTCCTAAAATAGAAACTCATCACAATCACGGTGCTGGTTGTACCTTTGCCGCAGCAACAACGGCTGGCTTAGCCAAAGGTCTTTCTCCTTTAGAAGCTGTCAGTTTAGCTAAAGACTTCGTGACAAGTGCTATTCAACACGGTGTCACAATTAATTCTTATGTTGGACACATCTGGCATGGCGCGTACTTCCACGCTGACGAACGTTTACAAGTGGAGGATAAGTGA
- the guaC gene encoding GMP reductase, with the protein MKIFDYEDIQLVPNKCIVNSRSECDTTVTLGQHTFKMPVVPANMQTIVDETISEWLAANGYFYIMHRFEEDKRAPFIKRMHEKGLIASISVGVKDYEYDFINELVETDLKPEFITIDIAHGHSDSVISMIKYIKEKLPETFVIAGNVGTPEAVRELENAGADATKVGIGPGKVCITKIKTGFGTGGWQLAAVRRCSKAARKPIIADGGIRTHGDIAKSIRFGASMVMIGSLFAGHEESPGETIVVDGVVKKEYFGSASEFQKGEKKNVEGKKIWVNHKGSLADTLNEMQQDLQSSISYAGGRDLEAIRKVDYVIVKNSIFNGDTI; encoded by the coding sequence ATGAAAATTTTCGATTATGAGGATATTCAATTGGTTCCAAACAAATGTATCGTGAATAGCCGTTCAGAATGTGACACAACCGTGACACTAGGCCAGCATACATTCAAAATGCCAGTTGTACCTGCAAATATGCAGACAATTGTAGATGAGACTATTTCAGAATGGTTAGCAGCTAATGGTTATTTTTACATTATGCATCGTTTTGAAGAGGATAAACGTGCACCATTTATTAAGAGAATGCACGAAAAAGGATTAATTGCTTCAATTAGTGTGGGTGTAAAAGATTATGAATATGACTTTATTAATGAATTAGTAGAAACAGATTTAAAACCTGAATTTATTACCATAGATATTGCACATGGACATTCGGATTCAGTGATCTCAATGATTAAATATATTAAAGAAAAATTACCTGAAACTTTTGTTATTGCAGGAAATGTCGGCACACCAGAAGCTGTACGCGAATTAGAAAATGCTGGAGCTGATGCGACGAAAGTAGGAATCGGACCTGGTAAAGTATGTATTACGAAGATCAAGACTGGTTTTGGAACAGGTGGTTGGCAATTAGCGGCCGTTCGTCGTTGTAGTAAAGCAGCACGTAAACCAATTATTGCAGATGGTGGCATTCGTACACATGGTGATATTGCCAAATCTATCCGCTTTGGAGCAAGCATGGTGATGATTGGTTCACTATTTGCTGGTCACGAAGAATCACCTGGTGAAACGATTGTAGTAGATGGTGTTGTGAAGAAGGAGTATTTCGGATCAGCTTCAGAATTCCAAAAAGGTGAAAAGAAAAACGTTGAAGGTAAGAAAATTTGGGTAAACCATAAAGGTTCTTTAGCTGATACGTTAAACGAAATGCAACAAGATTTACAATCTTCTATCTCTTATGCAGGTGGACGCGATTTAGAAGCGATTCGTAAAGTAGATTATGTAATTGTGAAGAATTCAATTTTTAACGGTGATACTATTTAA